The proteins below are encoded in one region of Paenacidovorax monticola:
- a CDS encoding metal-dependent hydrolase family protein: MTSLLIANGNVLDVHTLTLHTGHSVLVQNGRIAAIGAQLQAPEGAQVIDARGLTVMPGLIDCHVHTVASSFNLGNVAKLPNVFTMLRALPIMRDMLERGFTTVRDAGGADWSLAEAVRTGLVQGPRIFPSGKALSQTGGHGDFRPRSDELELCGCTHKLGNLARVVDGVDACRLAVREEIMKGASQIKIMASGGVASPNDPIGNLGYSEAELHAIVEEASNANTYVLAHAYTPRAIARAVRCGVRTIEHGNLVDAPTAELMAERGAYMVPTLITYEGLATEGERYGLPAASIAKIDAVRGQGKQAIEILAKAGVKMGLGSDLLGETHYLQSDELRLRAEILGNGPVLQQATLIGAEIIGQQGQLGEVTAGAIADLLLVDGNPLADIACLLNQGKRIRTILKDGQVCKNTL, from the coding sequence ATGACCTCCTTGCTTATCGCGAACGGCAACGTTCTGGACGTTCACACCCTCACGCTGCACACCGGCCATTCGGTGCTGGTGCAGAACGGGCGCATTGCCGCCATCGGCGCGCAATTGCAGGCGCCCGAGGGCGCACAGGTGATCGATGCCCGCGGGCTCACAGTGATGCCGGGCCTGATCGACTGCCATGTGCACACGGTGGCGTCCTCGTTCAACCTGGGCAACGTGGCCAAGCTGCCCAACGTGTTCACCATGCTGCGTGCGCTGCCCATCATGAGGGACATGCTGGAGCGCGGCTTCACCACGGTGCGCGACGCAGGCGGTGCCGACTGGTCGCTGGCCGAGGCCGTGCGCACGGGCCTGGTGCAGGGGCCGCGCATCTTCCCCTCGGGCAAGGCGCTGTCCCAGACCGGCGGGCATGGCGACTTCCGTCCGCGCAGCGACGAACTGGAGCTGTGCGGCTGCACGCACAAGCTGGGCAACCTCGCGCGCGTGGTCGACGGCGTGGACGCCTGCCGCCTCGCGGTGCGCGAGGAGATCATGAAGGGGGCCTCGCAGATCAAGATCATGGCCTCGGGCGGCGTGGCCTCGCCCAACGACCCGATCGGCAACCTGGGCTACTCCGAGGCCGAGCTGCACGCCATCGTGGAGGAGGCGTCGAACGCCAACACCTATGTGCTGGCCCATGCCTATACGCCGCGCGCCATCGCGCGGGCCGTGCGCTGCGGCGTGCGCACCATCGAGCACGGCAACCTCGTCGATGCGCCTACGGCCGAACTCATGGCCGAACGGGGGGCCTACATGGTGCCCACTCTCATCACCTACGAGGGCTTGGCCACCGAGGGTGAGCGCTACGGCCTGCCGGCCGCGTCGATCGCCAAGATCGACGCCGTGCGCGGCCAGGGCAAGCAGGCCATCGAGATCCTTGCCAAGGCCGGCGTGAAGATGGGCCTGGGCTCCGATCTGTTGGGCGAGACGCACTACCTGCAGTCCGACGAACTGCGCCTGCGCGCCGAGATCCTGGGCAACGGCCCCGTGCTGCAGCAGGCCACGCTGATCGGTGCCGAGATCATTGGTCAACAGGGCCAGCTCGGCGAGGTGACGGCCGGCGCCATTGCCGACCTGCTGCTCGTGGACGGTAACCCACTCGCCGACATCGCCTGCCTGCTGAACCAGGGCAAGCGCATCCGCACCATCCTGAAGGATGGCCAAGTCTGCAAGAACACCCTCTGA
- a CDS encoding universal stress protein — MYKRILIATDGSPLSDKAVQSGLSLAALAGASVVALKVVPRYPRSYFEGGMPVDLTDIKRIEKQWGDAAQALVDKVKAQGAGEGVNVKAVIAKSDLVAEAVIAAAKKHKCDLIVMASHGRKGLKRLLLGSETQHVLTHSHIPVLVLR; from the coding sequence ATGTACAAGCGCATCCTGATCGCCACCGATGGTTCCCCCCTCTCCGACAAGGCCGTGCAAAGCGGCCTGTCCCTGGCCGCGCTGGCAGGCGCCTCCGTCGTGGCGCTCAAGGTGGTGCCACGCTATCCGCGCAGCTACTTCGAGGGCGGCATGCCGGTCGATCTGACCGACATCAAGCGCATCGAGAAACAGTGGGGCGACGCTGCCCAGGCCCTCGTGGACAAAGTGAAGGCCCAGGGCGCTGGCGAAGGCGTGAACGTGAAGGCCGTGATCGCCAAGTCCGACCTGGTGGCCGAGGCCGTGATCGCTGCCGCCAAGAAGCACAAGTGCGACCTGATCGTGATGGCCTCGCATGGCCGCAAGGGCCTCAAGCGCCTGCTGCTGGGCAGCGAGACCCAGCACGTGCTGACGCACTCGCACATTCCCGTGCTGGTGCTGCGTTAA
- a CDS encoding cbb3-type cytochrome oxidase subunit 3 — protein MDITTMRIVATLASLACFLGIWVWAYSRRNQARFEEAARLPFEQE, from the coding sequence ATGGACATCACCACCATGCGCATCGTGGCCACGCTGGCTTCCCTGGCGTGCTTCCTGGGCATCTGGGTGTGGGCGTATTCGCGCCGCAACCAGGCCCGCTTCGAAGAGGCAGCACGCCTGCCCTTCGAGCAAGAATGA
- a CDS encoding ABC transporter substrate-binding protein, translating to MQRRNFVKLAGAAAVMQGLPTIGFSQQGDVFRIGSLTPITGAGSPYGPGMQQAIRLAVDEINAAGGAGGRKLELFTEDDQTKPDAAVLAAKKLIEVNKVQAVLGTWASGVTLAVLPLTDAAGIIQMNVSGAPAISTLDTKDLVWRFQATNDRFGAAFAEICAKRGFKRPATMAFNNASGLGNVEGFTKVWTQRGGKVAAHVTYEPNRPSYRSELQKILAAKPDVIVMGSYLPDTTIILREWFQSGAENKWVIPGWAANPDLVKALGAEVCEGIISVDTVSNEKSASYAHFDAAFTKATGKAASTNIYAAMAYDMVIALGLAMEAAGARATVEQVNAKLRDVSNAPGTAVFTFAEGKAQLAKKAKVNYEGASSKLDFDKYGDATPDFGVYVIEKGQLVRRDVVSITM from the coding sequence ATGCAACGCAGAAACTTCGTCAAGCTCGCCGGCGCCGCCGCCGTGATGCAAGGCCTTCCCACCATCGGCTTCAGCCAGCAGGGCGATGTGTTCCGCATCGGCTCGCTCACGCCCATCACGGGCGCGGGCAGCCCCTACGGCCCGGGCATGCAGCAGGCCATCCGGCTCGCGGTGGACGAGATCAATGCCGCGGGCGGTGCGGGCGGGCGCAAGCTCGAACTCTTCACCGAGGACGACCAGACCAAGCCTGACGCCGCCGTGCTCGCGGCCAAGAAGCTCATCGAGGTCAACAAGGTGCAGGCGGTGCTGGGCACCTGGGCTTCGGGGGTGACGCTGGCCGTGCTGCCCTTGACCGACGCGGCGGGCATCATCCAGATGAACGTGTCAGGCGCGCCCGCCATTTCCACGCTCGACACCAAGGACCTGGTGTGGCGCTTTCAGGCCACGAACGACCGCTTCGGCGCTGCCTTCGCCGAGATCTGCGCCAAGCGCGGCTTCAAACGCCCTGCCACCATGGCGTTCAACAACGCCTCGGGCCTGGGCAACGTCGAGGGCTTCACCAAGGTCTGGACGCAGCGTGGCGGCAAGGTGGCGGCCCATGTGACCTACGAACCCAACCGCCCGAGCTACCGCAGCGAGCTGCAGAAGATCCTGGCCGCCAAGCCCGACGTGATCGTGATGGGCTCGTACCTGCCGGACACCACCATCATCCTGCGCGAATGGTTCCAGTCGGGCGCCGAGAACAAGTGGGTCATCCCGGGCTGGGCCGCCAACCCCGATCTCGTGAAGGCGCTGGGCGCCGAGGTGTGCGAGGGCATCATCTCGGTGGACACGGTGTCCAACGAGAAGAGCGCCTCGTACGCGCATTTCGACGCGGCCTTCACCAAGGCCACGGGCAAGGCCGCCTCCACCAACATCTACGCGGCCATGGCCTACGACATGGTCATCGCGCTGGGCCTGGCCATGGAAGCCGCGGGAGCGCGCGCCACGGTGGAGCAGGTCAACGCCAAGCTGCGCGACGTGTCCAACGCGCCCGGCACGGCCGTGTTCACCTTCGCCGAGGGCAAGGCCCAGCTGGCCAAGAAGGCCAAGGTGAACTACGAGGGCGCCTCGAGCAAGCTCGACTTCGACAAGTACGGCGACGCGACGCCCGACTTCGGTGTCTACGTCATCGAGAAGGGCCAACTGGTGCGGCGCGACGTGGTGTCCATCACCATGTGA
- a CDS encoding ABC transporter ATP-binding protein, with amino-acid sequence MSLLKVEAVTRQFGGFKAVDEVSLQLASGELLGIAGTNGAGKSTLFAAIAGQQPPDAGQIRFAEHDITRLAPHRRARLGLVRTFQIPREFKSLTVHENLLAAAANPQGERLFNAFVQTRSLREHEAQIAAKADGILQFLNLARVRDVKAGGLSGGQKKLVELGRVLMLDPRCILLDEPFAGVNPVLIEEICERVRELNARGIAFIVIEHHLQALKSLSNRMIVMDRGRILAEGDPHRVLDDPRVQEAYMGGVV; translated from the coding sequence ATGAGCCTGTTGAAAGTAGAGGCCGTTACGCGGCAATTCGGGGGCTTCAAGGCCGTAGACGAGGTGTCGCTGCAGCTCGCCAGCGGAGAGCTTCTGGGCATCGCCGGCACCAACGGCGCGGGCAAGAGCACGCTGTTCGCGGCCATCGCGGGCCAGCAGCCGCCCGATGCGGGGCAGATCCGTTTTGCGGAGCATGACATCACGCGCCTGGCGCCGCACCGGCGCGCGCGCCTGGGCCTGGTGCGCACCTTCCAGATTCCGCGCGAGTTCAAGAGCCTTACGGTGCACGAGAACCTGCTTGCCGCGGCCGCCAACCCGCAGGGCGAGCGGCTGTTCAATGCCTTCGTGCAGACGCGCAGCCTGCGCGAGCACGAGGCGCAGATCGCCGCCAAGGCCGACGGCATTCTGCAGTTCCTGAACCTGGCGCGCGTGCGCGACGTGAAGGCGGGCGGTTTGTCGGGCGGGCAGAAAAAGCTCGTGGAACTGGGGCGCGTGCTCATGCTCGATCCGCGCTGCATCCTGCTCGATGAGCCGTTCGCAGGCGTGAATCCGGTGCTGATCGAGGAGATCTGCGAGCGCGTGCGCGAGCTCAACGCGCGCGGCATCGCCTTCATCGTGATCGAGCACCACCTGCAGGCGCTCAAGTCGCTGTCGAACCGCATGATCGTGATGGACCGCGGCCGCATCCTGGCCGAGGGCGATCCGCACCGCGTGCTCGACGACCCGCGCGTGCAAGAGGCTTACATGGGAGGCGTGGTATGA
- the ccoS gene encoding cbb3-type cytochrome oxidase assembly protein CcoS, whose protein sequence is MDILYLLIPLSVVLVLMVLAALWWAVYRGQFESVEQEGERILRDG, encoded by the coding sequence ATGGACATCCTGTATCTGCTGATCCCCCTGTCCGTGGTGCTGGTGCTGATGGTGCTGGCAGCCCTGTGGTGGGCCGTCTACCGTGGGCAATTCGAGAGCGTCGAACAGGAGGGGGAGCGCATTTTGAGAGACGGTTGA
- a CDS encoding branched-chain amino acid ABC transporter permease, which produces MLAYLCAIGIVALIYALLALGLNLQFGLTRLVNFGVVAFFAVGAYTSGLLALQGLPLVLCFVAALLLSGLLALPIGLLSLRLRDDYLAIVTLGFSEAVRISIQQEAWLTKGVQGLPGLPKMFAGLDSATADMAIFLTLVAVTALVSWGTLRLARSPFGRLLKAIGDDEAALSALGKDPAWFKVQVFMLGAALAGLAGAFYAHFITFITPEQFIPLITFYVWMGLVMGGAGSVRGALCGSLLLMVFLEGSRFAKDWIPGVSEVGMASLRLAAVGLALILVTLYRPNGMFGGKSS; this is translated from the coding sequence ATGCTTGCTTACCTCTGTGCCATCGGCATCGTCGCGCTGATCTATGCGCTGCTCGCCCTGGGGCTGAACCTGCAGTTCGGCCTCACGCGGCTCGTCAACTTCGGCGTCGTGGCATTCTTCGCCGTGGGCGCCTATACCTCGGGCCTGCTTGCGCTGCAGGGCTTGCCCCTGGTGCTGTGCTTCGTGGCGGCCCTGCTGCTGTCGGGCTTGCTCGCGCTGCCCATAGGCCTGCTGTCGCTGCGCCTGCGCGACGACTACCTGGCCATCGTCACGCTGGGCTTTTCCGAGGCCGTGCGCATCTCGATCCAGCAGGAGGCCTGGCTTACCAAGGGCGTGCAGGGCCTGCCTGGCCTGCCCAAGATGTTCGCGGGGCTCGACTCGGCCACGGCCGACATGGCCATCTTCCTCACGCTGGTCGCGGTGACGGCCCTCGTGTCCTGGGGCACGCTGCGCTTGGCGCGCAGTCCCTTCGGGCGCCTGCTCAAGGCCATCGGCGACGACGAGGCCGCACTCTCTGCGCTGGGCAAGGACCCGGCCTGGTTCAAGGTGCAGGTGTTCATGCTGGGGGCCGCGCTGGCGGGGCTGGCGGGCGCGTTCTACGCGCACTTCATCACCTTCATCACGCCCGAGCAGTTCATTCCGCTGATCACCTTCTACGTGTGGATGGGCCTGGTGATGGGCGGTGCGGGCAGCGTGCGTGGCGCGCTGTGCGGCTCGCTGCTGCTCATGGTGTTCCTGGAGGGTTCGCGCTTTGCCAAGGACTGGATTCCGGGCGTGTCCGAGGTGGGCATGGCCAGCCTGCGCCTCGCGGCCGTGGGGCTGGCGCTGATCCTCGTGACGCTGTACCGCCCCAACGGCATGTTCGGAGGCAAGTCGTCATGA
- the ccoO gene encoding cytochrome-c oxidase, cbb3-type subunit II, producing the protein MSQHNNNAATGFTHEKVETNNFLMIVLILLVVAIGGLVEIVPLFFQKSTTEPVKGVQPYTALQLVGRDVYLREGCYNCHSQMIRPFRAETLRYGHYSVAGEFVYDHPFQWGSKRTGPDLHRVGGKYSDEWHRIHLNNPRDVVPESNMPAYPWLEKTTVDPSVVAPRMKALRTVGVPYTDEQINAGGGEVKGKTELDALVAYLQVMGRALK; encoded by the coding sequence ATGTCCCAACACAACAACAATGCTGCGACCGGTTTCACCCACGAGAAGGTGGAAACCAACAACTTCCTCATGATCGTGCTGATCCTGCTGGTGGTGGCCATCGGCGGGCTGGTCGAGATCGTGCCGCTGTTCTTCCAGAAGTCCACGACCGAACCCGTGAAGGGCGTGCAGCCCTACACCGCGCTGCAGCTGGTGGGCCGCGACGTGTACCTGCGCGAGGGCTGCTACAACTGCCACTCGCAGATGATCCGTCCCTTCCGCGCCGAGACGCTGCGCTACGGCCACTACTCGGTGGCGGGCGAGTTCGTGTACGACCACCCCTTCCAGTGGGGTTCCAAGCGCACGGGCCCCGACCTGCACCGCGTGGGCGGCAAGTACAGCGACGAATGGCATCGCATCCACCTGAACAACCCGCGCGACGTGGTGCCCGAGTCGAACATGCCGGCCTACCCCTGGCTTGAGAAGACCACCGTGGATCCGTCCGTCGTGGCACCGCGCATGAAGGCGCTGCGCACGGTGGGCGTTCCCTACACCGACGAGCAGATCAATGCCGGCGGCGGCGAAGTCAAGGGCAAGACCGAGCTCGACGCCCTCGTGGCCTACCTGCAGGTCATGGGCCGCGCGCTCAAGTAA
- the ccoP gene encoding cytochrome-c oxidase, cbb3-type subunit III encodes MSDFTNNFWSVFVTALTLVGIVGCLLLLWITARKKVVATADNTTGHIWDEDLTEMNNPMPRWWMWLFVITIVFGLGYLAAYPGLGKFAGQLGWSQLGEYQAEMAKAKTELDPLYARFSAMKPEQMAGDAQAMAIGERLFMNNCAQCHGSDARGSKGFPNLADGDWLHGGTPDKIHETITKGRVGNMPPMAAAVGSPEDVRNLAQYVLSLSGSPHDSLRASLGKTKFTACAACHGMDGKGNQALGAPNLTDDVWLHGWGEAAIIAMVNNGKVNEMPAQESKLTDAQINVLTAYVWGLSNKQGAAR; translated from the coding sequence ATGAGTGACTTCACCAACAACTTCTGGTCGGTCTTCGTGACCGCGCTGACCCTTGTCGGCATCGTTGGCTGCCTGCTGCTGCTGTGGATCACGGCGCGCAAGAAGGTGGTCGCCACCGCCGACAACACCACGGGCCACATCTGGGACGAGGACCTGACCGAGATGAACAACCCCATGCCCCGCTGGTGGATGTGGCTGTTCGTCATCACCATCGTCTTCGGCCTCGGCTACCTGGCCGCCTACCCCGGCCTGGGCAAGTTCGCCGGCCAGCTGGGCTGGAGCCAACTGGGCGAGTACCAGGCCGAGATGGCCAAGGCCAAGACCGAACTGGACCCGCTGTATGCGCGCTTCAGCGCCATGAAACCCGAGCAGATGGCCGGCGACGCACAGGCCATGGCCATCGGCGAGCGCCTGTTCATGAACAACTGCGCGCAGTGCCACGGTTCGGACGCACGCGGCAGCAAGGGCTTCCCCAACCTCGCCGACGGCGACTGGCTGCACGGCGGCACGCCCGACAAGATCCATGAGACGATCACCAAGGGCCGCGTGGGCAACATGCCCCCGATGGCCGCCGCCGTGGGGTCGCCCGAGGACGTGCGCAACCTCGCGCAGTATGTGCTGAGCCTGTCCGGCAGCCCGCACGATTCGCTGCGCGCCTCGCTGGGCAAGACCAAGTTCACGGCTTGCGCGGCCTGCCACGGCATGGACGGCAAGGGCAACCAGGCGCTGGGCGCACCGAACCTCACCGACGATGTCTGGCTCCATGGCTGGGGCGAGGCCGCCATCATCGCGATGGTCAACAACGGCAAGGTGAACGAGATGCCGGCGCAGGAGAGCAAGCTCACCGATGCGCAGATCAACGTGCTGACGGCCTACGTCTGGGGCCTGTCGAACAAGCAGGGCGCTGCCCGCTGA
- a CDS encoding ABC transporter ATP-binding protein → MSQQNLLEIQQLRGGYSEVDIIHGIDLRVAPGEIVTIAGTNGAGKSTLVKALLGLLPRVHGAIHLEGREITRLSAEDRFDAGLAYVPQVANVFPSLTVRENLLVVRGVAQVKRRMDEVLADFPALVERLPQPASNLSGGERQQLAFARALMPSPRIMVLDEPTAALSPSLVGKVFDMVQKLPAAGVAVLMVEQRARQALTISQQGYILDQGRCVLDGAAQTLLADSRMAQLYLGNH, encoded by the coding sequence ATGAGCCAGCAGAACCTGCTCGAAATCCAGCAGCTGCGCGGCGGCTACTCGGAGGTGGACATCATCCACGGCATCGACCTGCGCGTGGCGCCGGGCGAGATCGTGACCATCGCGGGCACCAACGGCGCGGGAAAGTCCACGCTCGTGAAGGCGCTGCTGGGGCTGCTGCCGCGCGTGCATGGCGCGATCCATCTGGAAGGGCGAGAAATCACGCGGCTGTCCGCCGAAGACCGCTTCGACGCGGGGCTGGCCTACGTGCCGCAGGTGGCCAATGTGTTCCCTTCGCTCACGGTGCGCGAGAACCTGCTCGTGGTGCGCGGCGTCGCCCAGGTGAAGCGCCGCATGGACGAGGTGCTGGCCGACTTCCCCGCGTTGGTCGAGCGCCTGCCGCAGCCCGCGAGCAACCTCTCGGGCGGCGAGCGCCAGCAGCTCGCGTTCGCGCGTGCGCTCATGCCGTCGCCGCGCATCATGGTGCTTGACGAACCCACGGCGGCGCTCTCGCCCTCGCTGGTGGGAAAGGTCTTCGACATGGTGCAGAAGCTGCCGGCTGCGGGCGTTGCCGTGCTCATGGTGGAGCAGCGCGCGCGCCAGGCACTCACGATCAGCCAGCAGGGCTACATCCTGGACCAGGGGCGCTGCGTGCTCGACGGTGCGGCGCAGACGCTGCTCGCGGACTCGCGCATGGCGCAGCTCTACCTGGGCAACCATTGA
- a CDS encoding FixH family protein, with product MSTHSAAVPAAKPWWRFGHVWLLIAGPAVVVVAGFVTFWLAVRQPDPVVAEDYYRRGVEINRTLEHPEKSLVPAVTGRNHAATPAEDQPRPR from the coding sequence ATGTCCACCCATTCCGCTGCAGTTCCCGCCGCCAAGCCCTGGTGGCGCTTCGGCCATGTCTGGCTGCTGATCGCCGGCCCCGCCGTGGTGGTGGTGGCCGGGTTCGTCACCTTCTGGCTGGCCGTGCGGCAGCCCGACCCGGTCGTGGCCGAGGACTATTACCGCCGGGGGGTCGAGATCAACCGGACGCTGGAGCACCCCGAGAAGAGCCTGGTGCCGGCGGTGACTGGTAGAAACCATGCCGCCACGCCTGCGGAGGACCAGCCCCGCCCGCGCTAA
- a CDS encoding branched-chain amino acid ABC transporter permease, protein MTWIDIANLLINGLIEGLVVALPALSMTLVMGVNRFPNAATGDFLTLGAYAAVAAQLLAGWPLWAAALVSAVLTAVVSAGSYQLIFRKLAGRPMVASMLAAIGLGFLLRSLISFFAGHDQRTFDMPLVRAWNFGGIRVLPTDLAIAGVALACLALVFVLIYRTSFGRQLRAVADSADLARASGIRAKGLMISLWMLVGALSAVGGVLLGMKAIVMPEMGWESLIPAFAAMVLGGIGSPVGAVLGALVLCVAQELAVPLLGPSYKLVLSFAVLALVLLLRPAGMMGRVQLVR, encoded by the coding sequence ATGACCTGGATAGATATTGCAAACCTACTGATCAACGGATTGATCGAAGGGCTGGTGGTGGCACTGCCGGCCCTGTCGATGACGCTCGTCATGGGCGTGAACCGTTTCCCCAACGCAGCCACGGGCGATTTCCTGACCCTGGGTGCCTATGCGGCCGTGGCCGCGCAACTGCTCGCGGGCTGGCCGCTGTGGGCCGCCGCGCTCGTGAGTGCGGTGCTCACGGCGGTGGTCTCGGCCGGTTCGTACCAGCTGATCTTCCGCAAGCTCGCGGGGCGGCCCATGGTGGCGTCGATGCTCGCGGCCATCGGCCTGGGCTTTCTGCTGCGCAGCCTGATCTCGTTCTTCGCGGGGCATGACCAGCGTACCTTCGACATGCCGCTGGTGCGCGCCTGGAACTTCGGCGGCATCCGCGTGTTGCCCACCGACCTGGCCATTGCGGGCGTGGCCCTGGCCTGCCTGGCCCTGGTGTTCGTGCTGATCTACCGCACGAGCTTCGGCCGCCAGTTGCGCGCCGTGGCCGACAGCGCCGACCTGGCGCGTGCCAGCGGCATCCGGGCCAAGGGCCTCATGATCAGCCTATGGATGCTGGTGGGGGCGCTGTCTGCCGTCGGTGGCGTGCTGCTCGGCATGAAGGCCATCGTGATGCCCGAGATGGGCTGGGAGAGCCTGATCCCCGCTTTCGCCGCGATGGTGCTGGGCGGCATCGGCAGCCCCGTGGGGGCCGTGCTCGGTGCGCTGGTGCTGTGTGTGGCGCAGGAACTGGCCGTACCGCTGCTCGGGCCTTCGTACAAGCTCGTGCTTTCGTTCGCCGTGCTTGCGCTCGTGCTGCTGTTGCGGCCGGCCGGCATGATGGGCCGTGTCCAGCTCGTGAGGTGA